The sequence aaccaagctgcttacctattgcagattcagtcttcccagcctggtgcaggtctacaattttgtttctggtgtcctttgacagctctttggtcttggccatagtggagtttggagtgtgactgtttgaggttgtggacaggtgtcttttatactgataacaagttcaaacaggtgccattaatacaggtaatgagtggaggacagaggagcctcttaaagaagaagttacaggtctgtgagagccagaaatcttgcttgtttgtaggtgaccaaatacttattttccaccataatttgcaaataaattcataaaaaatcctacaatgtgattttctggattatttttttctcattttgtctgtcatagttgacgtgtacctatgatgaaaattacaggcctctctcatctttttaagtgggagaacttgcacaattggtggctgacaatacttttttccccccactgtatatactgagatcatgtgacatttagattgcacacaggtggactttatttaagtaattatgtgacttctgaaggtaattggttgcaccagatcttatttaggggcttcatagcaaagggggtgaatacatatgcacgtaccacttttccgttatttattttctagaattctttgaaacaagttattattttcacttcaccaatttggactattttgtgtatgtccattacatgaaatccaaataaaaatcaatttaaattacaggttgtgtaatgcaacaaaataggaaaaacggcaagggggatgaatacttttgcaaggcactgtatgttggtCTATtttacttcaaacaatgtgtatgcaggttgcttaggattcaaacctcaAAACAGCCTGTAATAatatatggacagatcctagatcagccctcCTACTGAGACATTttggatacgggccctgatctGTGTACAGTCGTGTGGCCCCAAAACTCATGTCTATCTGCTCTTCCTTCTCTGGTCTGCAGAGCTGGAGAACGGCCATGGCCCAGTGGAAAGCTCCCAGCTCATGAATGAGACAGCTGTCGTCAAGGCCGACTCTCCCAAGAAGACTGGCTGCTGCTACCAGATGGCGGAGCCCCTGCGCACCATCCGTGACGGCTGGGTGGCCTACTACAACCAGTCCATCTTCTTCGCTGGCATGTCGCTGGCTTTCCTCTACATGACAGTGCTGGGCTTTGACTGCATTACCACAGGCTACGCCTACATGCAGGGCCTCAACGGCTCTGTGCTCAGCCTGCTGATGGGCGCCTCAGCTGTGTCGGGCATCTGTGGCACGGTGGCCTTTACCTGGGTTCGAAAGAACTGTGGCCTGATCCGCACAGGCTTCATCTCGGGTGTGGTGCAGCTCTCCTGCCTAATGCTGTGCGTGGCGTCAGTCTTCGCACCGGGTAGCCCCTTCGACCTCAGTGTCTCGCccttccaggacatctacagccaCCTGACTGGGGAGAGCAGCGCCCTCCCGGAGGCCGCCCATCCGGCTAGCGTGCCAACCATTGATGGTCAGGGTCTGCTGGTCAACGATTCGACCGTGCCGCCCACCGAGGAACTGCCGCCTTTGCAGTCCTACCTGTCAGTCAGCTTGCTGTTTTCTGGGGTCATTGCTGCTAGAATTGGTGAGTAACTTGAAAGTCCACATTGGGAAAAGCACTCAATGAGTGCTACTATGTCATGTGTTAACAGTTACGCTGGCACAGAAATTAATTGTTTGAGGAAGGTCTAAAACAATGTGTCACAGCGTTCCGTAGTGCATGAACTTTGTTGTATaaggcaggggttcccaaactttatGGGGGCGGGGACCCCTTTCGTGATAGCAAATTCGTCAGGGACCCCCTCAAAATCAGAACACAACTTCGCCTTCAGAGTGCGATAAAAATAGCATACAAAGAGTTTTACTATGACAGCTGCAGTGCATGGCCGGACTAACCAAGTCTCGGGCCCTGGGAGAGAACATTTTGCTGCTCATTTCCTGCAACTCCACACATTATGCCATGGGGCAGAAAGAacgttttgcagttttaaagcttaaattacagtgcatACATGTTCAAAACAACATTTTGAACATGTATGCACTGTAATTTAAATATTAGGGAATACAAGAAGTACCGAGTTGAAAATGGAGTACTGTGGATCCCTGTGAGTCTCCCTGGCCATCCATCTAAGGGTATATTGTAGATTAATAATACTACATTGTATTGCACCCTCTAAACTTCTTCCACAGACCCCACATTTGGTTAATCTGTTGTTGCTAGAAATATGTATTAAGAAAAATTAAGAAATTGAGACCTCCCCACTGGTATAAGGCAGCAGCCACCACTTGGAGGGAAGTCGGCTCcagatccggtgttaatgtctcCACAGAGAAATATTGGCAACCTTTGATGCCAATATCATCTGATAAATTAGTCATCGTTCTGATTCTTTTCCTATATCATATTTATGCAGCCGTAAAAATGCCATTCTGAATTACTGCTGTGCTGTCTTCCCCTCTGCAGGTCTATGGTCCTTTGACTTAACCGTGACCCAGCTCATCCAAGAGAATGTGATCGAGTCGGAGAGGGGAGTGATCAACGGCGTCCAGAACTCCATGAACTACCTCCTAGACCTTCTGCATTTCATCATGGTGATTCTGGCGCCCAACCCAGAGGCCTTCGGACTGCTCGTCATCCTCTCCGTCTCCTTCGTGGCCATGGGCCACATAATGTACTTCAGGTTTGCCTTCAAGAGCCTCGGGCGGCGCCTCTTCCTCTGCTGCTCGCcagagcagcagactcaggcctTCCCGGACTCTCCCTCCTCGCTTCCCACCACGGTCTAATCCATTAAAGAGACTATTTCCCTGCTTACAGCTCCGCCTGCAGTGCACACAaatgccccctcctcctccagccccctaGCCATCAACCTAAACATGCTTGTAGCTCCCGCAGGGCTAATGTATTTACTTTTGCGACTTACCCTAGCATGTGCTGTCCTTTGCCATTGTAGATAGCATTTGCCGTTTGCCGATGGAGGAGCGCAGTGCGGCCGTAGACATAGAGGAGCCCCTCTCAGACAAACAACCCAGAACGTTTGAGGGCTTAAGTGTCACAAATTAACCATTACTTCTCCCTACTTCCCTCCTTCCAATATTGAAATGTAGCTCTTGTCATGCAAGACATGCATGCATTCAGCTTAAAAGCTAAATTAGGGTGGAAAATTGCAGGTATTGCTGCTTGCAGTTACTACGGTTACAGCAGCGTACTGCTCAAGTATGTGCTGTGGCTCTAGTGCTGTTTGCATCTCATTACAGCTCCGCATCAGCCGTGGGATTCCTATTTCCACTTTGAAGCCATTTGTTTCTCAGTAGTTTATTGGTGCTATAAACATTCATGTTAGCATTTCAGAAGCGTCAATTACTTCAGCTTTAGATTATCGGTTTCACCAGTGAGAAACAGGTTCTTGCTTATTTCTCTTTAATACATGGTTATGCTAATTATTTATTCAAGGTGTGCAGATACTTATGTTTATCTatatacagtgtacaaaacattaggaacacctgttccatgacagactgaccaggtgaaagttatgatccttATTGGTGTCACCTCTTAAATCCACTTCGAggacaagttaaagaaggattttaagccttgagataattgagacatggattgtgtgtgtgccatgcagagggtgaataggcaagtcaaaatatttaagtacctttgaacggggtattgtagtagatgccaggtgcaccggtttgagtgtgtcaagaactgcaacgctgctgggtttttcacactcaacagtttcttgtgtgtatcaagaatggtccaccacccaaaggacatccagccaacttgacacaactgtaggaagcattggagtcaacatgggccagcatccctgtggaacgctttcgccACTTTGTTGAGTCTATGCCCAgactaattgaggctgttgaGGGCAAAagcgggtgcaactcaatattaggaaggtattcctaatgttttgtacattctcAATGTATCATCACTATTGTCTCTCACCCATGATGGTGCAAATGTACTAGCTATAGCAAACAGCTGGAAAACTATGCATTCACATTAACGTGCTCAATGACCAAAGTGGACCTTCTTGTACAGCTTAAAGGAAGTGAGGGGAAAACCGGTTTGTTACATGTTGTTTTCTGTCTGAGCATTCCAAATATTTTTTGATGTGAAGTGACAATGAAACTTGTATAGGCTCATTGACGCTATTGTAGACACCACTTGTGTACACTTAAGATCTCTACCCCCCCCCCGCAATTGTCTCTTTACCAGTATTTTACATTGTTATATCGTTATGTCATCATTGATttctatagtgccttcagaaagtattcacaccccttgacgttttccacattttgtgtgttacagcctgaatttagcctacacacaataccccataatgtcaaagtggaattatgttggacatttttacaaattaaaaatgaaaagctgaaatgtcgagTCAGTCAGTATTCAACTactttatggcaagcctaaataagttcaggagtaaatatgtgcttaacaagtcgcataagttgcatggactgtgtGCAATAAGAGTTtatcatgatttttgaatgactaagtAATCTCTGTgccccatacatacatacagataattgtaaggtccctcagtcgagcagtgaatatcAAAAACagactcaaccacaaagaccagcaaggttttccaatgcctcgcaaagaagggcacgtaTTGGTAGATGGGaaaaaatatccctttgagcatggtgaagttattaattacactttggatggtgtatcaatacacccagtcactacaaagatacaggtgtccttcctaactcagttgccggagagaaaggaaaccgctcagggatttcaccatgagtccaatggtgactttaaaacagttacagagtttaatggctgtgataggagaaaactgaggatggatcaacattgtcaattatgttagtattgtggagtaactacagagtgaaaaggatgcctgtacagaatacaaatattccaaaacatgcatccggtttgcaacaaggcactaaagtaatactgcaaaaaatgtggcaaagcaattaactttttgtcctgaacagTGTTATGTTTagagcaaatccaatacaacacattaaagtaccactctccatattttcaagcatagtagtggctgcatcatgttatgggaatgcttgtaatcgttaaggactggggagtttttcaagataaaaaaattaactgaatggagctaagcacaggcaaaatcatagtggaaaacctggttgtctgttttccaacatacactgggagatgaattcaccttaaCAATAACCGAAAACACAAGGCTAGatctacactggaattgcttaccaagaagacagtgaatgtggctgagttacagttgacTTAAATGTACTTAAATCAAATGGctagacctgaaaatggttgtctagcaattaccaacaaccaatttgatagagcttgaagaattttgaaaataataaaaatgggaaaatgttgcacaatccaggtgtggaaagctcttagagacttacctagaaaaactctgccaaaggtgcttctacaaagtattgacacaggggtatgaatacttatgtaaattagatatttcattttcaatatattttcaaaaataaacaaacatgttttcattttgtcattatggggtattgtgtagatggcTGATaattaaacaaaataaaaaataatatgaattcaggctgtaacaacatgtggaataagtcaaggggtatgaatactttctgaaggcactgtatgtcttccAAGGTGATTTTTAATCATGATTGTTACACAGGCACTTTAAGTGATTTGTTATTATGGACATAGTACAAAAGACCTTCAGGCACAGCTTCAGCATTTTGTGCAAGGCTGAGCTCCTGCTTCCCCACTTTGAAGTTAACTGAAGGACTTTTCGTTTCCTGGCGGGCCCATGATACCGAGCCATCATTACGCTAACCTCTGCCACACACAGCACAATCCTAAACCCAGACACCAGGTGTGAGCATGAAAAACCGTACCACCTTTTTCCTGTGGGCGGCTTTCAAAATCCCTCCCAAGTTAACCTGAGATTTTCCCCTCTTCCCCCTTAAGTCTAGCAGACCTCCCCACCCAGTGTTCACTTGCCAGAGTAGAATGTCTGCATCTTCAGGTTGTCTCAGCTGGCCACTGACTGCCAGTACAACAACCAGCTGGTAGCCAGGCAAAACTGTAAGTTTGTAGCTCTTGGAGCTCTCCAACACCACTAAAGGCTTGCAGAAGCcttattttttaaatgtggttTGACTCGCTGTAATACTCACACGTTCACAATAGACTATGGTTATTACCTCTGCCCATGAAAACCATGGCTGACCTACGCCACAAAGGTGATTTGGTAAAGAAAATATTAGGGTTGGTGCAGAGAATAGCCACGGCACTTTAAGAGAACAGTGGGTCCTTTCTTTAGCTCTGGGCGGTATATTAAAGGCTCCTGTAGGCAGATGTAGAGTCAGACAGGACTACAGGTTTGTGGAACTGCAGCTGGTGTTCTGTAGAGAAATGCCAGGAACTGAGCTCAATGTTGATGTTTGGCATAGGTTAGCCCTCAAATGTAAAGTAAGCACATTCTCCAGAAAAGAACAGAGCATTTGTTATGAACATTTATTCAGGAGTACTTCATACAAGGCAATTTATATTTTTCATATAACAATAGACGTCAATTGATATACTATTCGATACACTGTACTGGATgtaaaaacaaaattgtagttgAACATTGTCAGATTGTTGTCTTTAAATGTTGGATGTCTTTTTTTTTTCTGTTAAATGTTTTTATAGAAGTGTTAACTTCTCAATTAGCAAATAAATGTTTTCTTAACGATTTGTGAAATGTATCTGCCTCGTGTGTACAAAGCAATGCTCTCATGCATAGTGATAataggattttgttgttgttgagctacatatcgcaatattattattttgtatttttttgctaCTGTAGGTAGTGCTCGCTAGCGCTGgtcggctgtacctgcaccaaaactcagGTATTTTTCATCTATAGCTGgttctccatctttttaaatagtgagccaacatgttttcagcacttttatttccatgactgatcaaaactcgttttctcatgctctcgtctctctgcagcagacatatagtgagtaaaatgtttggaacatcaaatcgcaatatcgaatcgcaatacatatagaatcatgagaatcgcaatacatatcgtatttgCACCAAAGTAAAgtaaggtccctggcaattcccagccctaatgcATTAACCAAGAAAATCATGAGTACACCGTTCCAACAGACCATAATGTACCGTCCATAATCTCCCATCATTGTTAAATACAGCATTGTTAGACCATCTTTgtttaaacaaacaaacattgtgAAATCATTATGTAATCACAGCTTGCAACATTGGAGTAATTTGAGATGTTTGTATGCAAGAATTACATCACACTCCATTGAAGTGGAGGACGTTTATACGGCTTGTATTGCATGAGCTCTGAAATAAAAAGTGTCTTTACATTGTCTCGTTAGTGTTTCATGTTAACACAGGAACCAAGTCATTGTACTGTATAAGAAGACTGCAGCCATTTTAAGAAGCCCCTCAGAGTTCCTAATCCCCAGttctctagctctctagctctGGCCGCCACTGTGCAGATTCACATTCTACAGGGGTTAGTCCCTAATTTGTCCCAGAAGCCCCTTTCAGACAGCCAGTGTTAAATGGACTGACTGACTTTAAGCCGAGCTGTATGATCTGGACCTGTGTGCTTGTGGGCAAAAGACCAAGAGTGACCTGGTTTCACAAACATGTGTGACAGATTGGGCGGAACAGACTCGTGTGGCCAGTAGGTCAACTGGCTTTTCTGGATTTGCGTCAGTGCCGCCTGTCCCCCAAATGCTCACAAGCTCTACAAGAGGCCCGGTACATAATATTGACACACCCTACCAACAGTTACAAACGCTCCTCCTTGCCTTGAGGGTTTAAGGGAAAAAGTGCACTTTAAGAAGTTCAATGTCTACTTAAATGAACTAAGACTCCAGATAAAACAGACACGCAGAAGATACGTTTGTTTCCTCAGATACTGTCACGCTGCTCTTAAAGAAACACCATGAACATACTTTTAGCAAAATAGAATCTTAATAGTTCCGATATTTAATATTTCCTGCTGAATTaacacttttattttttattaggaGCACAGTGACCTATTGCCCCTAGCACCTTATGAACACTTGACTGGCTTTCTACCCTCAGTGATTTCTATTTTGGTTAAATGGAATCAGGTTTACAGTCCCAGGTGATATTGGGTCACTAACAGACAAAATATACCTCACTGACTAAACATATCCTTATGGGCCAATAGGGAAACCAACTGAGGGTGACCCAgtttcacccccccccctcccgcTCTGGAGTTTATGGTAGGTTCCAGGTGAACCCGCTGTACCTCAGGTGAAGGTAGTGGCAATGAAGATGCATCGCATGGGGCTGATCGAGTCATGGTTGACCTTGGCCAGAACAGCCCAGGGTGACACGCGCCGCGGTTAGAAACCGCTGAGGCAGACAGACGCACGCTTTGTCAACTTGAGGAACAGAAAAAAATGTAATTTGGTCTGTTTTAACTGCCTAGTCAGGGCTTTGAGCTCATTCTACCTCTAGGAACTACAATTACATCCATGAGTGTGTATGCCAGCAACCTTGACACAGTGTATGAATAACATTGATTGCACTAGTTGGACTTTTGATAAGTGAGTCACTGCATAATAAACACTAATGCAtgataggcttgggcggtataccgggaTATTTGGAAAAAGCCAGGAGATGGTTTTTCCAATACTATTGAAACTATTTCAttgaagtttttcaatacatttttatttttgtagatactttaagtaaatacctgcagtcaacttgtgcaatacgttaggagataaagcagattgcattcttaatttcacctgtcacattatgaagcttacagtagttccccagaacagttgagccagtcacgtgtttgtttgtaaatagcacaatgggagaaagcgggagcaggtgagtccagctgtgtattgacagggatcacattttatattgaaagtcatcaatagagtgatcagggatGTGCAacagttttccttcacagaaaatacattagtgccaCTCATTTGTCAGAAAATGATGACAGCAGAAGTGCAacactatttggctggcagccacacgaGTAAattagcttacaatgaaaaagaaaggtattttttgtaaaaaaaacaatgcatggccatcatatttctaatgtttatcataggagTGTAGCccgctacatttcctaatgttttgcttaaagttaatccagcattttaccagagaaaagtagcgtTGTCTACCAGTGATAGAATGCCTGAGTGTAGACTGAAGCACAAAATCTGTCTGATgctgagcagaaattacaatcTGAGTTTAGAAAACACTTAAAGATTTATGACTGTTATATGCCAGAAACGATAAGCATGATACGGCACATTTCAAAATTGAAATCTATTTTATTACATCAAAATACAGCCATAGGAAAACTATGACTGGGtaaagggtgtgtgtggtgtgtttcgGCTTGGTAAAGGTTAACATTCCAGGAGGTTGCTGAGCCAGCTGTGGTCAACATTTTTCACTCTCCTCAGTTCCCTCTCCTGGGCTTTCGTGAGAGCTGGTGCCCCCAACTCCTCACCTGGGCCCCATGCTGCCGACCCCCCCAGATCCTGCCTGGCGTCTCGGGGGTCTGCTTCCCCTTCAGAGTCCCCTTCCTCACTCTCCATTTCCTCTTCTACAGGTTCCTTTTCCTCGCTTCAGCAAttagaaaacaacaaaacacttgTATAAGCGTGGTGAAAGTCCTGGTCGTGAGGCCAACTAAGCAACTATTCCTAACAGTCAGCATAAAATGAAATATTTTCCGTAGCATTGTCAATTTATCTGCTGAATTTGCTGAACCGAGGTGTATCAGCCCCTGTTTCCATCTCAAGTAGTCCAACCATACGGTTTGTTTTTGTACCCATGTAACCTTTTATGTTTAAGATTAGATGAGTTCACTGGGAACACTCATTTACAACAACAACCTGGGGGAATCCAATAACTAGCCTAAATACAAAGAATACAAATCATGGGACATTATTTTGGATCTTTTCAGTCAGGAATTGAAAAGTTCTGAAGGCATATTGTTGATTTGAAAAACATTTCAAAGATTAACGAGGCTGATAGTGTTTTCAGCCTCGCTGCCAAGACTAGAGCCATCTCTCCGATCTCCCAGTAGGCCTTTGGCTGAGTGACCCTTGACCCTGAGCAATGTCAACACAGACATCATGCCAAGTCTGAGTGGTGCAGACAACCATCCAAATAATGACTGTGCAGTATGCACATGCCTCTTCATATGTCATTATTCAGTCCACATCAACCTCTCAATAAAAGCAGACAGTTGAACTTCACAACCTTCCAAATGAAGTCAATGGCagtgtctgaatacccatacttgaATCCTAAATAGTAGGCCGTTTTAAATTTAAGTTTAATAGTATTCGACATTTCGAAAATCGAATATACTTTAAATGcccggatgtcatactcatttaggctttgacaacagctgatcaattAGATATGTGGATGTGCTACAGAAATCAATGAATAGTggtaaatgccaggatgttatactcatTTCAGATAATCTAGTAGAATTTGATGCACACTTttccacaatgcattggaagaggtgggctgcGAGTGATAGGCCCTAGGTCTCTTCAAGTAGCCAAACAACAAAACTAGGCTACTTAAATGGGAAGATGCCTGAAGCTTCTGCAGTAGAGTTAAAAAATGTAGGCTAAGTCATTTTTGTGCTCCTTAAAATGAGCATTGCAAGTATTATTTTTTTCTTAGTGATTCTATTTTTTCACTGAAAAGTGTTTCTTGTTCTCTTGGCCTTCGTCACAGCTTTTAAACTAAATACTAAACCATCTTGATTTCTGAATGTGTCGGCACCAAGTACTGCGTTACTGATGTCATGTTAAATCAGGCATTCTGATTTGAACATATGTATCGTTTTAGTTTTGTAGGCTAGGCTACCTATTTAATTAATGGATCAAGCCTTAGCAGTCATTCTGATCTCATTCCCAATGATCAGTGGTTTAGTTTATTATGTTGCTGTCCAGCGGTTCTGAATTTGTAATGCACCTGACTGTCCACGTTTGTCTGTGCAatagccttttgatttgaacatctGAAAAGTTTTGGTGTGTGTACTAGGCTATTGGATCGaattgatatacagtaccagtcaaaggtttggacacacctactcattcaagggtttttctttattttgcattgtagaataatagtgaagacatcaaaactatgaatatggaacatatggaatcatgtagttaccaaaaaagtgttaaaaacaaatcaaaatatattttatatttgagattcttcaaatagctaccctttgccttgacagctttgcacactcttggcattctctcaaccagcttcacctggaatgcttttccaacagtcttgaaggagttcccacatatgctgagcacttgttggctgtttttcatTCACTATgctgtctgactcatcccaaaccatctcaattgggttgaggtcgggggattgtggaggccagatcatctgatgaagcactccatcactctccttcttggtcaaatagcccttacacagcctggaggtgtgttgggtcattgtcctgttgaaaaacaaatgatagtcccctaagcgcaaaccagataggaaggcgtatcgctgcagaatgctgtggtagccatgctggttaagcctgtggagatcatctgttcacccacaccgcgtctcacaaagacacggctgtttgaaccaaaaatctccaatttgtactccagaccaaaggacaaatttccacctgtctaatgtccattgctcatgtttcttggcccaagcaggtctcttcttcttattggtgtcctttagtagtggtttctttgcagcaattcaaccatgaaggcctgattcacacagtctcctctgaacagttgatgttgagatgtgtctgttacttgaactctgtgaagaatttatttgggctgcaatttctgaggctggtaactctaatgaacttatcctctgcagcagaggtaactctgggtcttccattcctgtggcggtcctcatgagagccagtttgatCATAGTgctgcgcttgatggtttttgcaactgcacttgaagaaactttcaaagttcttgacattttccatattgactgaccttcatgtcttaaagtaacgatggactctcgtttctctttgcttatttgagctcaacttgccataatatggacttggtcttttaccaaatagggctaccttctgtataccccccctactttgtcacaaaacatctgattggctcaaaatgaattccacaaattaacttttaagaaggcacacctgttaattgaaatgcattccaggtgacaacctcatgaagctggttgagagaatgccaagagtgtgcaaagctgtcatcaaggcaaa is a genomic window of Coregonus clupeaformis isolate EN_2021a chromosome 4, ASM2061545v1, whole genome shotgun sequence containing:
- the slc40a1 gene encoding solute carrier family 40 member 1 — its product is MDNAGPKKRCCESVQSFFTSPKFLIYLGHALSTWGDRMWNFAVAVFLVGLYGNSLLLTAVYGLVVAGSVLLLGAIIGDWVDKNPRLKVAQTSLVVQNCAVILCGILLMVIFQFKEQLAELYNGWVLTCCYILVISIANIANLASTAMSITIQRDWVVVVAGQDSSKLADMNATVRIIDQLTNILAPMLVGQIMTFCSNLIGCGFIVGWNLCSMCLEYCLLWKVYQKIPALAMKAGKKEDYQELKRLNSPKELENGHGPVESSQLMNETAVVKADSPKKTGCCYQMAEPLRTIRDGWVAYYNQSIFFAGMSLAFLYMTVLGFDCITTGYAYMQGLNGSVLSLLMGASAVSGICGTVAFTWVRKNCGLIRTGFISGVVQLSCLMLCVASVFAPGSPFDLSVSPFQDIYSHLTGESSALPEAAHPASVPTIDGQGLLVNDSTVPPTEELPPLQSYLSVSLLFSGVIAARIGLWSFDLTVTQLIQENVIESERGVINGVQNSMNYLLDLLHFIMVILAPNPEAFGLLVILSVSFVAMGHIMYFRFAFKSLGRRLFLCCSPEQQTQAFPDSPSSLPTTV